The Mycobacteriales bacterium genome includes a region encoding these proteins:
- the prcA gene encoding proteasome subunit alpha, with translation MTTPFYVSPEQFMRDKSEYARKGIARGRSVLVLSYADGILFVAENPSTALHKVSEIYDRIAFAAVGKYNEFENLRVAGVRLADLRGYAYDRADVTGRALANAYAQTLGTIFTTEAKPYEVEIVVAEVGDRPDGDQMYRLTYDGSVADESGFVAMGGKAEELATYLREHHTEGLALKDAMDVAVRALAGQEARDFEPDSLEVAVLDRTRPRRKFKRLLGERLAGLMPVREAPAVGGEAPPAT, from the coding sequence ATGACGACGCCGTTCTACGTCTCGCCCGAGCAGTTCATGCGGGACAAGTCCGAGTACGCGCGCAAGGGCATCGCCCGCGGCCGCAGCGTGCTCGTGCTGTCCTACGCCGACGGCATCCTGTTCGTCGCGGAGAACCCGTCCACGGCGTTGCACAAGGTGAGCGAGATCTACGACCGGATCGCGTTCGCGGCGGTCGGTAAGTACAACGAGTTCGAGAACCTCCGCGTCGCCGGGGTGCGGCTCGCCGACCTGCGCGGCTACGCGTACGACCGGGCCGACGTGACCGGGCGGGCGCTGGCGAACGCGTACGCGCAGACGCTCGGCACGATCTTCACGACCGAGGCGAAGCCGTACGAGGTCGAGATCGTCGTCGCCGAGGTGGGGGACCGGCCGGACGGCGACCAGATGTACCGGCTCACCTACGACGGGTCGGTGGCCGACGAGAGCGGCTTCGTCGCCATGGGCGGCAAGGCCGAGGAGCTGGCGACGTACCTGCGCGAGCACCACACCGAGGGCCTGGCGCTCAAGGACGCGATGGACGTCGCCGTGCGCGCGCTGGCCGGCCAGGAGGCGCGCGACTTCGAGCCGGACTCGCTGGAGGTGGCGGTGCTGGACCGCACCCGGCCGCGCCGGAAGTTCAAGCGGCTGCTGGGGGAGCGGCTGGCCGGGCTGATGCCGG